A genomic region of Anaerobranca californiensis DSM 14826 contains the following coding sequences:
- the yihA gene encoding ribosome biogenesis GTP-binding protein YihA/YsxC encodes MMKITSSEYLASAVKPEQYPELVVPEVALVGRSNVGKSSFINTMINRKNLARTGGKPGKTQTLNFYLVNNSMIFTDVPGYGFAKVAKSHRQTWRKMIEEYLLKRANLKGVVQLIDIRHLPTNEDKEMFFWLLEKQIPVMVVLTKADKISKGKVQKHVSDICKQLNIPLSYPLVFSSETGLGREEAWEAILELIQQ; translated from the coding sequence ATTATGAAGATAACAAGTAGTGAATATTTAGCTAGTGCTGTCAAACCCGAGCAATACCCTGAATTAGTTGTACCAGAAGTGGCTTTAGTTGGCCGCTCTAATGTAGGCAAATCTTCTTTTATTAATACAATGATTAACAGAAAGAATTTGGCTAGAACCGGTGGAAAACCAGGGAAAACTCAAACTTTAAATTTTTATTTAGTAAATAATTCTATGATTTTTACAGATGTACCAGGTTATGGTTTTGCCAAAGTAGCTAAAAGTCATCGTCAAACTTGGCGTAAAATGATTGAAGAGTATTTATTAAAAAGGGCAAACCTTAAAGGTGTAGTGCAGCTTATAGATATTAGACATCTTCCTACTAATGAAGATAAGGAAATGTTTTTCTGGCTTCTAGAAAAACAAATTCCTGTAATGGTTGTATTGACAAAAGCAGATAAAATATCTAAAGGTAAAGTTCAAAAACATGTCAGTGATATTTGTAAACAATTAAATATACCATTATCCTATCCCCTTGTATTCTCTTCTGAAACTGGCCTAG